The sequence ACTTGCATGTGTTAGGCCTGCCGCCAGCGTTCAATCTGAGCCATGATCAAACTCTTCAATTAAAATTTGATTTAGGTTCTCAATGAATTCTGTCTATTTGCATAGGCATTGTCATTAAGTTCCAAAGCAATAAATGCTTAAGTGATTCTTAACTTCAAATGCCCACACAGTTTATTTGAATACTAATTTTTAAAGAACGTTTTAACTCAACCTCGTTTGAGGGAGTTACGCTTCAAAGCACTGTGCTTCGTTGCGTTAGGGCTGCGCATTCTACGCAATCCTTATTTGAAGTCAACAACTAATTTTAAATAATTTTTAAAGTTTATTTAAAACGTTGCTTTCTTCGCTAACCCGCGTTGTTACTTCGTTTTAGAAGCTGTCCCGCCGTGTCAGTGGATGCGCATTATAGAGATCCAATTTAACTTGGCAAGAGCTTTTTTGATCTTTTATTTCAATTGGCGATCAAAACTACGATCCGGTCACATTATTCTGGCAAATACGGCTATTTTATCGACGCCATGTATAAAAAAGGACAGCGAATGCTGTCCTAGATATGTATTATTTTAAAAGCTTATCTAATTCTGCTTGTTCTTTTTCAGTCAAACTTGTATTTGTAGCAGTTTCCGTCTCTTCTTTTTGTTGATTGCCATTTCTACGTTTCTGGCGAATGACAATATAACTAACAATTAAGAGCCCGAAGATACCAAAACCTATGGGCCCGTACCAGAGGAAGTAAGTTACGCGATCAAGCCTTGGCTTATAGAGTACAAAACTGCCATAACGCATGACCATATATTCCATGATTTGTTCATCACTGCGCCCTTCTTCTAGCAGACGACGTACTTCGCGGCGCAGATCTTGAGAAATAAGCGAATTGGAATCTGATAAGTTTTGGTTCTGACATTTTGGGCAACGCAGTATTTTATTAAGTTCGTGAAAACGAACTTCATATTCTGGCTTACTAAAAGTATAGGTTTCTACAGAGTTTGCATTGGCGACTGAGCTAAAGCCAGCTACAAACAAAAAAACTAAACTAAGTAATATTGCTTTCATTATTCACCAGCCTTTATTGACTCAATTAAAGGCTTAATCTTAGTGTTCCACGCTGTTGGATCTAAAATCCCTGCAAAGCGTAAACGAATAATGCCTTTATCATCAACAACAAATGTTTCAGGTGCACCGTACACGCCTAAATCCAAAGCTAGTCGCCCGTCAGAATCATAAACGGTAAACTGGTACGGATCTTCGTAGTCTTCTAGCCATTGCTGTGCAGCATTCAATTCATCTTTAAAGTTAATGCCGTAAATAGGTAGCCCACTCTTTGCAATATCAAGTAGATAGGGGTGCTCGATTTTACAGCCCGCACACCAAGTACCCCAGACATTAAGTAAATAAACTTGTCCTTTTAAATCTGCATTGGTAACAACGCGATTTTGATCTTTCACTGTCAGAAGTTTAAAAGATGGAACTGGTTTACCTTCCAACGCTGATGGCATTTCTTGTGGGTTCAAATACAGCCCTCTATATAAGAAAAATCCCATCGCTAAAAATAGAACTAGCGGTAAAAAGAGTAATACGCGTTTCATAGTGATTCCCTATGCAAATACTTGTGCAGACTTTGAAGTTTCTTTTGCCGTAGCTTTGCGGCGATACCGCTTGTCGAACATACATAAGAAGCCACCTGCCATAATGACAAAACCAGCCA comes from Psychrobium sp. MM17-31 and encodes:
- a CDS encoding cytochrome c-type biogenesis protein; this encodes MKAILLSLVFLFVAGFSSVANANSVETYTFSKPEYEVRFHELNKILRCPKCQNQNLSDSNSLISQDLRREVRRLLEEGRSDEQIMEYMVMRYGSFVLYKPRLDRVTYFLWYGPIGFGIFGLLIVSYIVIRQKRRNGNQQKEETETATNTSLTEKEQAELDKLLK
- a CDS encoding DsbE family thiol:disulfide interchange protein, whose translation is MKRVLLFLPLVLFLAMGFFLYRGLYLNPQEMPSALEGKPVPSFKLLTVKDQNRVVTNADLKGQVYLLNVWGTWCAGCKIEHPYLLDIAKSGLPIYGINFKDELNAAQQWLEDYEDPYQFTVYDSDGRLALDLGVYGAPETFVVDDKGIIRLRFAGILDPTAWNTKIKPLIESIKAGE